One window of Halopelagius longus genomic DNA carries:
- a CDS encoding DNA-directed RNA polymerase subunit B'' has protein sequence MNRQDRRVVSREYFSEERLAEHHFRSFNAFLERGMQEVVDEKATVDTDIGDKEGEEPVYVELGDVRVETPRVREADGSEELLFPQEARLRNITYAAPVFMEMSIVRGGEDEEEVVVDTTETKVGRMPIMVGSTKCNITGLSDEELVEIGEDPVDPGGYFIVNGSERVLMTSEDLAPNKILAEYDTKYGDEIQVAKTFSQRRGYRALVLCERNREGILEVSFPSVSGSVNFVTLVRALGLESDEEIVHRVSDDPEVVKFMLENLEEAEVQTEEEAIEKLGKRVAGGQGKNYQLKRANYVIDRYLLPHLHEEGVEEEEVRINKAFYLCRMAEACFELALQRRDSDDKDHYANKRLKVSGDLMKDLFRTALNKLARDVKYQLERANMRNRQLTVNTVVRSDVLTERLEHPIATGNWVGGRSGVSQLVDRTDYMGVLSHLRRLRSPLSRSQPHFEARDLHATQWGRIGPSETPEGPNCGLVKNFAQAMELSQNVEDEQELKRELASMGVEGIPGIERPDSTSAPADD, from the coding sequence ATGAACCGACAGGATCGACGCGTAGTATCACGTGAGTACTTCTCGGAGGAACGGCTCGCAGAACACCACTTCCGCTCGTTCAACGCGTTCCTCGAACGCGGCATGCAGGAAGTCGTCGACGAGAAGGCGACCGTCGATACGGACATCGGCGACAAAGAGGGCGAAGAACCCGTGTACGTCGAACTGGGCGACGTGCGCGTGGAGACGCCCCGCGTCCGCGAGGCCGACGGTTCCGAGGAACTGCTGTTCCCGCAGGAAGCGCGCCTCCGGAACATCACCTACGCCGCGCCGGTGTTCATGGAGATGTCCATCGTCCGCGGCGGCGAGGACGAAGAGGAAGTCGTCGTCGACACGACCGAGACGAAGGTGGGCCGCATGCCCATCATGGTCGGTTCTACGAAGTGTAACATCACCGGCCTCTCCGACGAGGAACTCGTCGAAATCGGCGAGGACCCCGTAGACCCCGGCGGCTACTTCATCGTCAACGGCTCGGAGCGCGTCCTCATGACCTCCGAGGACCTCGCGCCGAACAAGATTCTCGCCGAGTACGACACGAAGTACGGCGACGAGATTCAGGTCGCGAAGACGTTCTCCCAGCGCCGCGGGTACCGCGCGCTCGTCCTCTGTGAGCGCAACCGCGAGGGCATCCTCGAAGTGTCGTTCCCCTCGGTCTCGGGCAGCGTCAACTTCGTCACCCTCGTCCGCGCGCTCGGACTCGAATCCGACGAGGAGATCGTCCACCGCGTCTCCGACGACCCCGAGGTCGTCAAGTTCATGCTGGAGAACTTAGAGGAGGCCGAGGTCCAGACCGAGGAAGAAGCCATCGAGAAGCTCGGGAAGCGCGTCGCCGGCGGGCAGGGCAAGAACTACCAGCTGAAGCGGGCGAACTACGTCATCGACCGCTACCTGCTCCCGCACCTCCACGAGGAGGGCGTCGAGGAGGAGGAAGTCCGCATCAACAAGGCGTTCTACCTCTGCCGGATGGCCGAGGCGTGCTTCGAGCTCGCGCTTCAGCGCCGCGACTCCGACGACAAGGACCACTACGCGAACAAGCGCCTCAAGGTCTCGGGCGACCTGATGAAGGACCTGTTCCGGACGGCGCTCAACAAGCTCGCACGCGACGTGAAGTACCAGCTGGAACGCGCGAACATGCGTAACCGTCAGTTGACGGTCAACACCGTCGTCCGTTCGGACGTGCTCACGGAACGTCTCGAACACCCCATCGCAACCGGGAACTGGGTCGGCGGCCGCTCCGGCGTCTCCCAGTTGGTCGACCGGACGGACTACATGGGCGTTCTCTCTCACCTCCGCCGACTCCGCAGTCCGCTCTCGCGGAGTCAGCCGCACTTCGAGGCGCGGGACCTGCACGCGACCCAGTGGGGTCGCATCGGCCCCTCCGAAACGCCGGAGGGACCGAACTGTGGGCTGGTGAAGAACTTCGCGCAGGCGATGGAGCTCTCCCAGAACGTCGAGGACGAACAGGAACTCAAACGAGAACTCGCGTCGATGGGCGTCGAGGGCATCCCCGGAATCGAACGCCCCGACTCCACGTCGGCGCCTGCGGACGACTGA
- a CDS encoding DNA-directed RNA polymerase subunit H — protein MVDVSQHKLVPEHTVLDEEEVEEVLAEYDVTRTNLPKIKRTDKALPDDAEVGDVVKIVRDSRTTDTAVTYRLVIE, from the coding sequence ATGGTAGACGTAAGCCAACACAAACTGGTTCCAGAGCACACGGTCCTCGACGAAGAGGAGGTCGAGGAAGTGCTGGCGGAGTACGACGTCACCCGCACGAACCTACCCAAGATAAAGCGGACAGACAAGGCGTTGCCCGACGACGCGGAAGTCGGCGACGTCGTGAAAATCGTTCGTGACTCCCGTACCACGGACACGGCGGTCACATACCGACTGGTGATCGAATGA
- a CDS encoding ATP-binding protein, giving the protein MTTVLYVSGDEERRRSVATSLQGAGDGFTVREATPDDVAGVTDVPRADGRGSAADAFESADCVVIDLVETGVLPTHVRDAGYRGPILAYGPEPYDELERRARDGFTDVVRESGAVTAEGASSGDDGGVSRGIAVLADRIARHVAAEADAATTGRGGGREEILTRLHETNRELLRAGDTAEVAEITVRTASEVLELDIAVFGAHDPEERRIDPIAASDAARELVPELLDRTYGPETNAYELFRAGEPRLFEDTGDRFGASARLGPAIVVPLGEHGLLLVGSTGTERRVIPPGALDLTRLLAANAETALDRAAREAALREERDRIAVLFRNASDAIIDVEYVDGEPIVRSTNPAFEEVFGYDESTVVGENIDDVIVLSEDRETANDYNRDAVGGAAVEREVRRKTAHGTRDFLLRAVPLDPDGGTNRVYGIYTDITDRKHHERTLNSLHETARRLMRAETPEEVAEVAIDDIEDILGYPIHGLRLYDEDDDALVSVAASDRTLDVLGERPPYFRDENAIWKVFDSGEPAVFDSAAEIDDAYDRTGVGSVMYVPLSDHGVLSFGVLEPDTFDESDVRLMNLLGATVEAALDRAERTQLLRAREAELERQNDRLEEFASVVSHDLRNPLSVARGYLDLASETCDSPEAADHFERIERAHERMAHLISDLLSLARQGQAVGETEPTRVAELAERSWRVIATGDATLDVTDPPTVDADPERLTTILENLFRNSVEHGSASNRLNGITVRVGALDDGEGFFVEDDGVGVPAEHRENAFERGFSTGEDGTGFGLSIVRGIAEAHDWEVTLTDSDEGGARFEIRTR; this is encoded by the coding sequence ATGACGACGGTGTTGTACGTCTCCGGCGACGAAGAGCGAAGACGGTCGGTAGCGACGTCGCTTCAGGGGGCGGGCGACGGGTTCACGGTTCGCGAGGCGACGCCGGACGACGTCGCCGGCGTCACCGACGTGCCTCGGGCGGACGGTCGGGGTTCGGCGGCCGACGCGTTCGAGAGCGCCGACTGCGTCGTAATCGACCTCGTCGAGACGGGCGTCCTCCCGACGCACGTCCGCGATGCGGGGTATCGAGGGCCGATTCTCGCGTACGGGCCCGAACCGTACGACGAACTCGAACGGCGCGCGCGGGACGGCTTCACGGACGTCGTTCGCGAGTCGGGCGCGGTCACCGCCGAGGGAGCGTCGTCCGGCGACGACGGGGGCGTCTCCCGCGGTATCGCGGTCCTCGCGGACCGAATCGCTCGCCACGTCGCCGCCGAGGCGGACGCGGCGACCACGGGCCGGGGAGGCGGTCGGGAGGAGATTCTGACGCGCCTCCACGAGACGAACCGCGAACTGCTTCGCGCCGGCGACACCGCCGAGGTGGCGGAGATAACCGTCCGGACGGCCAGCGAAGTGCTCGAACTCGACATCGCGGTCTTCGGCGCTCACGACCCCGAGGAGCGGCGTATCGACCCCATCGCGGCGTCGGACGCCGCGCGGGAGTTGGTCCCGGAGTTACTCGACCGGACGTACGGCCCGGAGACGAATGCGTACGAACTGTTCCGCGCCGGCGAACCGCGCCTCTTCGAGGACACGGGCGATCGATTCGGCGCCTCCGCGCGCCTCGGACCGGCCATCGTCGTCCCCCTCGGCGAGCACGGACTGCTTCTCGTCGGGAGCACGGGGACGGAGCGACGGGTCATCCCGCCGGGTGCGCTCGATTTGACCCGCCTCCTCGCGGCGAACGCGGAGACGGCCCTCGACAGGGCGGCGCGCGAGGCCGCACTCAGGGAGGAGCGCGACCGAATCGCCGTCCTCTTTCGGAACGCGAGCGACGCCATCATCGACGTCGAGTACGTCGACGGCGAACCCATCGTCAGAAGCACCAACCCGGCGTTCGAGGAGGTGTTCGGCTACGACGAATCGACCGTCGTGGGGGAGAACATCGACGACGTAATCGTCCTCTCGGAGGATCGAGAGACGGCGAACGACTACAACCGAGACGCCGTCGGCGGCGCCGCCGTCGAACGCGAGGTGCGACGGAAGACGGCCCACGGGACCCGCGACTTCCTCCTCCGGGCGGTTCCGCTGGACCCCGACGGCGGCACGAACCGGGTGTACGGCATCTACACCGACATCACGGACCGAAAGCACCACGAGCGGACGCTGAACAGTCTCCACGAGACGGCCCGGAGACTGATGCGCGCGGAGACGCCCGAGGAGGTGGCCGAAGTGGCGATAGACGACATCGAGGACATCCTCGGCTACCCCATCCACGGCCTTCGCCTGTACGACGAGGACGACGACGCCCTCGTGTCGGTGGCGGCGTCCGACCGGACGCTCGACGTGTTGGGCGAGCGACCGCCGTACTTCCGGGACGAGAACGCCATCTGGAAGGTATTCGATTCCGGCGAACCGGCCGTCTTCGACTCCGCCGCGGAGATAGACGACGCTTACGACCGGACGGGGGTCGGGTCCGTGATGTACGTTCCGCTGAGCGACCACGGCGTCCTCTCGTTCGGCGTCCTCGAACCCGACACGTTCGACGAGTCCGACGTTCGGCTCATGAACCTCCTGGGTGCGACGGTGGAGGCGGCGCTCGACCGAGCGGAACGGACGCAACTCCTCCGGGCGCGCGAGGCCGAACTCGAACGCCAGAACGACCGCTTAGAGGAGTTCGCCAGCGTCGTCAGCCACGACCTCAGAAACCCGCTCTCGGTCGCTCGGGGGTATCTCGACCTCGCAAGCGAAACCTGCGATTCGCCGGAGGCGGCGGACCACTTCGAGCGAATCGAACGCGCACACGAGCGAATGGCGCATCTCATCTCCGACCTCCTCTCTCTCGCGCGACAGGGACAGGCCGTCGGCGAGACGGAACCGACGCGGGTGGCGGAACTGGCGGAACGTTCGTGGCGCGTCATCGCCACGGGGGACGCCACTCTCGACGTGACGGATCCGCCGACGGTCGACGCCGACCCCGAACGCCTCACGACGATTCTCGAGAACCTGTTTCGGAACAGCGTCGAACACGGCTCCGCGAGTAACCGTTTGAACGGCATCACCGTCCGGGTGGGCGCTCTCGACGACGGCGAGGGGTTCTTCGTCGAGGACGACGGCGTCGGCGTCCCCGCCGAGCACCGCGAAAACGCGTTCGAGCGTGGGTTCTCCACCGGCGAGGATGGAACCGGATTCGGCCTCAGCATCGTCCGCGGTATCGCGGAGGCCCACGACTGGGAGGTGACGCTGACCGACAGCGACGAGGGCGGCGCGCGGTTCGAGATACGGACGAGATAG
- a CDS encoding fluoride efflux transporter FluC: MSGVVAAAGHLPPAVLVGLGGSAGALARYGVDTALESGRRATLSVNVLGSVVLGAVVAASPPSVVATALGTGFCGAFTTFSSFAVAVAADARDGREGEAVRYAAVTLGTALVGVAVGTALVGAV; encoded by the coding sequence GTGAGCGGTGTCGTCGCCGCCGCGGGTCACCTCCCGCCGGCGGTTCTCGTCGGACTCGGCGGGTCGGCGGGCGCCCTCGCGCGGTACGGCGTCGATACGGCGCTCGAAAGCGGACGCCGGGCGACGCTCTCGGTGAACGTGCTGGGGAGCGTCGTCCTCGGCGCAGTCGTCGCCGCCTCGCCACCGTCCGTCGTCGCGACGGCGCTCGGAACCGGCTTCTGCGGCGCGTTCACGACGTTCTCGTCGTTCGCCGTCGCCGTCGCGGCGGACGCGCGCGACGGTCGGGAGGGCGAGGCCGTCCGGTACGCCGCAGTGACGCTCGGAACCGCGCTCGTCGGGGTGGCCGTCGGAACCGCGCTCGTCGGCGCAGTCTGA
- a CDS encoding CrcB family protein — protein sequence MADRLDPLLVASGGFVGATLRYGVGVALPGAAGTLAVNVAGSFLLGAMLAFAPTRRAQVLLGTGLLSSFTTYSTFAVQTAALGPTWGAANVGANYALGFAAAFAGLAVGGRFG from the coding sequence ATGGCCGACAGACTCGACCCGCTCCTCGTCGCGTCCGGCGGGTTCGTCGGCGCGACGCTCCGGTACGGCGTCGGCGTCGCCCTGCCGGGGGCCGCGGGCACCCTCGCGGTGAACGTGGCGGGGAGTTTCCTCCTCGGAGCGATGCTCGCGTTCGCCCCGACGCGCCGCGCGCAGGTGCTCCTCGGGACCGGCCTCCTCTCCTCGTTTACGACGTACAGCACGTTCGCCGTACAGACGGCCGCGCTCGGTCCGACGTGGGGCGCGGCGAACGTCGGCGCGAACTACGCCCTCGGCTTCGCCGCGGCGTTCGCGGGCCTCGCGGTCGGAGGGCGTTTCGGGTGA